A segment of the Capnocytophaga sp. ARDL2 genome:
TGTGAAGGAGCCTCGCCATCTTTACCATTACAAGCCAACATCGTAGCTGCAATCATCAATAAACTAAATACTTTTTTCATTGTTTAAAAAATTATATGGGCTAAAAATACTATTTTTTTTAATTGATTAGCATTTTTTAACCAAAATATTTTATTTACCCCTTTATTTTTTTTACCTTTACTCTTATTTTTTCAAAATGAATGCAGCAATCATAACCATCGGAGATGAACTACTCATTGGACAAATTGTAGATACAAATAGTGTATTTATAGCTCAAGAATTAGAAAAAACAGGTTGTAAAATCTATGAAAAACGTGCTATTGCAGACACATGTCAGGCTGTTACAGAAACTCTTTCTTCTCTACAAAACAAAGTAGATTTAGTGATTTGTACTGGTGGACTTGGACCCACTCAAGATGACAAAACTAAACAAGCTATCATCTACTATTTTAACGACCAATTGGTGCGAAATAATGAGGTTTTAACTCATGTAACTCAACTAATAGAATCTATTTATCAACGTCCAATAACAGAAATAAACAAACAACAAGCTGATGTTCCTTCAAAGGCTAAAATTCTTTTCAATAAATATGGTACGGCTCCTAGATTACTTCTAACCAAAGAAAAAACAACCTTTATTTTTCTTCCAGGTGTGCCTTTTGAAATGAAACATTTAGTCAACGAGCATATTATTCCTTATATCTCAAATCATTTTTCTACTCAAGCCATTTTTCACCATACAATTACCACAATTGGAATTGGAGAAAGTCTTTTAGCAGAAAAAATTTATCAGTGGGAAAACAATTTAAAAGAAAACAATATTTCCCTTGCTTATTTACCTTTTTTAGGAGGAGTAGATCTTCGCCTTTCTGCTTATGGAGAAAATCAAAGAGAAATTGAATCTGTTGTTAATCATTTTGTTGCCCAATTTGAAAATTTTATTCCAAAGGAAAATATTTTATCCTTA
Coding sequences within it:
- a CDS encoding CinA family nicotinamide mononucleotide deamidase-related protein, with amino-acid sequence MNAAIITIGDELLIGQIVDTNSVFIAQELEKTGCKIYEKRAIADTCQAVTETLSSLQNKVDLVICTGGLGPTQDDKTKQAIIYYFNDQLVRNNEVLTHVTQLIESIYQRPITEINKQQADVPSKAKILFNKYGTAPRLLLTKEKTTFIFLPGVPFEMKHLVNEHIIPYISNHFSTQAIFHHTITTIGIGESLLAEKIYQWENNLKENNISLAYLPFLGGVDLRLSAYGENQREIESVVNHFVAQFENFIPKENILSLQNKCTLIETVSELLAKNDHKIAIAESFTGGNLTFQFSKIPGASRYLQGGMITYATQSKIDLLNVDKQTISQHSVVSNQVAIEMVKGVAEKYKANIALSTTGNAGPSKGDSDVEVGTVCIGLYYNGKTFGQTFQLGQPREKVIELAIHHALLMLYNQLIDSNN